CCTGGTGGGGAATGAAGACGTCCAGGTCGTCCGGGCTGATCCCGGCCGCTTCCAGCGCCTGCTGCGCGACCTTCGCCATCTCGAACACGGCCCAGCGGAAGACCGCCTGGCCCTCCTGCGTGATGGCGGGGAACTTGATCTCGCCCTTGGAGTCGAGCGGAAGCTGGGTGACGTCGCCGACGTGGAAACGGTCCCAGGGAACGGTCTGCTTGATCGTGCCGGCCTTGTCGCCCTCGCTGCCCCACACGGTCGGGCCGATGTGCGGCTCGTCGGAGGGACCCACGACGACCGCGCCCGCGCCGTCACCGAACAGGAAGGCCGTCGCGCGGTCCTCCAGGTCGGTCAGGTCGGAGAGCCGCTCCACGCCGATGACGAGGACGTACTCGGCCGAACCCTCGACGATCATGCCCTTGGCGAGGGTCAGGCCGTAGCCGAAGCCCGCGCAGCCGGCCGAGATGTCGAAGGCCGCGGCCTTGTTCGTGCCGAGCTTGTCGGCGATCTCGGTGGCGATGGCGGGGGTCTGGCTGAAGTGCGACACGGTGGAGACCACCACGGCGCCGATCTGGTCGGCGTTGATCCCGGCGTCGGCGATGGCCTTGCCGGACGCCTCGATCGACATCGCGGCGACGGTCTCCTCGTCGGAGGCCCAGTGCCGGGTCTCGATGCCGGAGCGCGAACGGATCCACTCGTCGGAGGAGTCGATCGTCTCCAGGATCACCTCGTTGGGCACCACGCGGACGGGGCGGTAGCCGCCGACGCCGAGAATGCGCGCGAACGGAGCGCCCTTGGGTGCCTTGATCTTCGACATGCTCTCGGGCTCCTTAGGCCGCGCTGTGCTCGGCGATGAGCTCGCGAGCTGCGTCGAGGTCGTCGGGTGTCTTCAGGGCCAGCGTCGTGACGCCGGGCAGCGCGCGCTTCGCCAGACCGGTCAGCGTGCCGCCGGGGCACACCTCGATCAGCGCGGTCGCGCCGAGTTCCTTGAAGGTCTCCATGCACAGGTCCCAGCGGACCGGGTTGGCGACCTGGCCGACCAGCCGCTCGACGACCTCGGCGCCGGTGGCGACGGCCCTGCCGTCCCGGTTCGACACGTACGTGACCCGCGGGTCGGCGGGCGTCAGGTCCTGGGCGGCCTTCGCCAGCGCCTCGACGGCGGGGGCCATGTGCTCGGTGTGGAACGCGCCCGCGACCTTCAGGGCCACGACCCGCCGGACACCCTCGGGCTTGTCCGCCTCCAGAGCGGCCAGCTGCTCCAGCGTGCCGGCGGCCACGATCTGGCCCGCGCCGTTCACGTTCGCCGGGGTCAGGCCCAGCTTCTCCAGGTGTGCGACCGTCGTCTCCGGGTCGCCGCCGAGCAGCGCCGACATGCCGGTCCGGGTGACCGCGGCGGCGTCGGCCATCGCGAGGCCGCGCCCCCGCACGAGGGTCAGCGCGGCGGTGTCGTCGAGCACTCCGGCGAACGCGGCGGCGGTGATCTCGCCGACGCTGTGGCCCGCGACGGCACCGGGGTTCACGTCACCGAGGGCGGCGGCGGACAGCAGACCCGCGGCGACCAGGAGCGGCTGGGCGACCGCCGTGTCGCGGATCGCGTCCGCGTCGGCCTGGGTGCCGTAGTGGGCGAGGTCGAGCCCGATGGCGTCCGACCACGCGGCGACGCGGTCGGCGGCACCGGGGAGTTCGAGCCAAGGAGTCAGGAAGCCGGGCGTCTGGGCGCCCTGGCCGGGAGCGACGAGTACGAGCACTCTCACACTCTCTCTTGTGGACGGCCACGGCCGCCCGTGGGGACAGGGACGAAGAACACGAGGGGGAATTGTAGGTCCCCGACAAAAGGCTAGGTCTGGGGATCTCCATCGGCGAGACGCCCCAGGATCAGCGCGATCCGCAGCGTGAACGCGGATCGTACATCCGAGGGCGACCAGCCGGTGACGTCAGTCACACGTCGGAGCCGGTAGCGCACGGTGTTGGGATGGACGAAGAGCATCCGGGCGGCCCCCTCCAGGCTGCTCGCCTGCTCCAGATAGACGCTGAGCGTCTCCAGGAGCGCGGAGCCGGCCTCCTCCAGCGGTCTGTAGATCTCCTCCACCAGCTGCTCGCGGGCGGACGGATCGGAGGCGATGGCGCGCTCCGGCAGCAGATCGTCCGCGAGAACCGGGCGCGGGGCGTCCTGCCAGGCGGTACATGCCTTGAGACCGGCGGCGGCGGCCTGCGCGGACCGGGTCGCGGCCAGCAGGTCGGGCACGATCGGCCCGGCGACGACCGGTCCCGCGGCGTACGGGCCGATCAGCGACTTGGCGACGGCGAGGGGGTTGTCGCTGCCGCCCGCGATGACGACCAGCCGGTCGCCGAGCACGCCGGTCAGGACCTGGAGCTTGGCGTGCCGGGCGGCCCGCCGGATCGCCTCGACCGTCAGTTCGCTGTCACCGTCGGGGGCCGTGCCCAGCACCACGCAGACATGTTCGGGCGAGTTCCAGCCGAGCGCGGCCGCCCGGGAGACGGCACCCTCGTCGGCCTCGCCGGAGAGCACGGCGTTCACGACGAGGGATTCGAGCCGGGCGTCCCACGCGCCGCGGGCCTCCGCCGCCTGCGCGTACACCTGGGCGGTCGCGAAGGCGATCTCGCGGGCGTATACGAGGAGCGCCTCGCGCAGCACGGACTCGTCGCCGGGGGCCGCCACCTCGTCGATGGCCGACTCCATGACCTCGATCGTGGTGCGCACCATCTCCACGGTCTGGCGCAGGGTGATCGCCCGGGTCAGCTCGCGCGGCGCGGTTCCGAAGACGTCGGTGGAGATGGCCTGGGGCGCGTCGGGGTGCCGGAACCACTCGGTGAAGGCGGCGATGCCGGCCTGGGCGACCAGCCCGATCCACGACCGGTTCTCCGGTGGCATGGCCCGGTACCACGACAGCGTCTCGTCCATGCGCGTGATCGCCTGGGCGGCGAGACTGCCGGACGACTTCTCCAGCCGCTTGAGGGTCGCGGAGTGCGCGTGGACGTCGTGCGCTGGGCGCTCGGTGTTGCTCGCTTCGGGTTCGGGCACGGGACAAGACTGCCTTATCAGGACGGAGCCGTGCGGCGGCGGGTCGCACGTAAGCGGGGAGGCCGGGCGTCCGGCCGGGGCTACGGTGGTGGACGTGATGGACGTCCGCCGCGCCGAAGAGCGCTACCGCGGAGGGGACCCGGCGGCCGGGATCTCCTCGCTCCACGCCTTTTCCTTCGGCCCGCACTACGACCCCGACAACCTCCGCTTCGGCGCGGTGATCGCCTGCAACGAGGAACGGCTCGATCCCGGGGCGGGCTTCGACGAGCACCCGCACAGCCATACCGAGATCGTCACCTGGGTGGTGGAGGGGGAGCTGACCCACCGTGACTCGGCGGGGCACGAGTCGGTGCTGCGGCACGGCGACGTCCAGCGGCTCAGCTCGGCGGGCGGTGTCCGGCACGTCGAGCGCAACGACGGCGAACTCCCGCTGGTCTTCGTGCAGATGTGGCTCGCCCCGCTGGAACCGGGCGGCGACCCGTCGTACGAGATCGTGCACGGCATCGCCGACTCCACGCCGTACGCCCTGCCCGAGGCGGGTGCCATGCTGCACGTGCGCCGTCTGACGGCGGGTGAGCGCACCGCCGTCCCGGACGCGCCCTTCGTCTACGTCCACGTCGTCCGGGGTGAAGTCCGCCTGGACGGCGAGGAACTGGGCGAGGGCGACGCGGCCCGCATCGCGGACGCGAAGGACATCGAACTCGTCGCGGGCGTGCCCGCCGAGCTGCTGATGTGGGAGATGGCCGTCGGCTGACTCCGGAGGCCGCCGTCAGGACACCGCTAGACCGCCGCGTCGAGTTCGCGGATCAGCCGTGCTCCCTCACGGGTCATGATCTCCGGGTCCCGCAGGGCGTTGGAGAGCAGGGACATGCCCTGGTAGGCGCCGACGAGGGTGAGCGCGCGGCCCTCCGGGTCGGCGTCGCCGAGCTCCCGGTACTGCCCGGCGACCCAGTCCAGCAGCAGCCGGACCACCTGCCCCGCCGCGAGGTCGAGGCCGCCGTCGTCCCGCTTGTCGAGCTCCGCGGCGAGGGTGCCGGTGGGGCAGCCGTAGCGGGCTGCGGTGTCGCGCCGCGAGACCCACGCGCCGACGAGTCCCTTGAGGCGCTCGCGCGGATCGGGGAGCCGGTCCAGCTCGTCGGTCAGCTCCTTCAGATGCCCGGCGTGCTCGGCGAGGGCGGCCTCGACCAGCTCGTCCTTGGTCTTGAAGTAGTAGTAGACGTTGCCCGCGGGGACGCCCGCGGCGCGGGCGATGTCGGCGATCGTCGTGCGCTCCACGCCCTGCTCGTGCAGCACCCGGGCCGCCGCCGCCGTCAGCAGGCGCCGCTTGCCGCCCGCCCGGGCCCGGGGGCTCCGGACCTTCTCTGAGTCAGTCACCCGACTGACTATAGACAGCCGTGCGCGCCGCTTGCTAGCGTCGCCCCGTCGAACTAAGTCAGTCGACTGACTAAATCTTCACGAGGAGACCGGCATGTACGTGGTGACAGGAGCGACCGGGAACGTGGGACGGGCGCTGGTGCGCAGGCTCGACGACGCGGCGCTGCCGGTGACGGCGGTGGCCCGGCGGATCACCGGCGCGGACGTGCCCGAAGGCGTCCGGACGGTGGCGGCCGACCTCGCCGAACCCGCCGGGCTGGGCCCCGCGTTCGACGGGGCCGAGGCGCTGTTCCTGCTGGTGGCGGGGGAGGACCCGCACGGCGTCCTGGGCGCGGCGAAAACCGCCGGCGTCCGGCGGGTGGTGCTGCTGTCCTCGCAGGGCGTCGGCACCCGGCCGCAGGCCTACGAACACCCGGCCCGCTTCGAGCGGGCGGTACGGGAGTCGGGCCTGGACTGGACCGTCCTGCGGTCCGGCGGGATGGCCACCAACGCGTTCGCCTGGGCCGGATCCGTCCGGGCCCGCCGCGAGGCCGCGGCCCCGTTCGGCGACGTCGGGCTGCCGTTCGTCGACCCCGACGACGTGGCCGCCGTCGCGGCCGCCGCGTTGCACGGGGAGGGCCACGCCGGGGCCACCTACACGCTGACCGGTCCCGCCGCGACGACCCCGCGGGAACGCGCCGCCGCCATCGCCGCCGCACTGGGCGAGCCCGTGCGCTTCACCGAGCAGACCCGCGAGGAGGCGCACACGCAGATGGCGGCCTTCATGCCGCTGCCGGTGGTCGAGGGCACCCTCGCCATCCTCGGCGAACCGACGGAGGAGGAGCGCCGGGCCGGCCCCGACGTGGAGCGGGTGCTGGGCCGCGCGCCGGGCACGTTCGCCGGCTGGGCGCGGCGCAACGCGGCGGCGTTCCGCTGAGCGGACGGGAGGCGCGGCCGTCCCCGCCGGCCTCTCCTCAGGCGCCGAGTTCGGCCAGCACCGCGTCGGTGAACGGGGTCCACGCCTCGATCGCCCAGGGTCCGAAGGCCCGGTCCGTCAGGGCGACGCAGGCGGCACCCGCGACCGGGTCGACCCACAGGAACGTACCGGACTGGCCGAAGTGGCCGAAGGTCCGCGGGGAGGACGAACTCCCCGTCCAGTGCGGCGACTTGGAGTCGCGGATCTCGAAGCCGAGACCCCAGTCGTTGGGGCTGCGGTGTCCGTAGCCGGGCAGGACGCCCTTCGTGCCCGGGTACTGCACGGTCATCGCCTCCGCGACCGTGCGCGGGTCCAGCAGCCGGGGGGCCTGGAGCTCGGCGGCGAAACGGACGAGGTCCTCGACCGTCGAGACACCGTCCTTGGCGGGGGAGCCGTCCAGTGTCGTCGCGGTCATGCCGAGCGGTTCGAGGACCGCCTGGCGCAGGTACACCGCGAAGGGCATCTCCGCGGCCTTGGCGATGTGGTCCCCGAGCACCTCGAAACCGGCGTTGGAGTACAGCCGCCGCTCACCGGGCGCGGAGGTCACCCGGTGTTCGTCGAAGGCGAGACCGGAGGTGTGCGCGAGCAGATGCCGGACCGTCGAGCCGGGAGGCCCGGCCGGTTCGTCGAGCTCGATCGCCCCCTCCTCGTACGCGACGAGCGCGGCGTACGCGGCGAGCGGCTTGGTGACCGAGGCGAGGGCGAACCGGTGCTGCCCCGGGCCCTGGGTGCCCACGACCGTGCCGTCCGCGCGGACGACCGCGGCGGCGGCGGTGGGAACGGGCCAGTTCGCGATCAGCGCCAGACTCTGCAAAGACATGCGGCCGAGCCTAAGCCGCTCACAGGGTCAGCCGCATCGAGGGGTCGGGCTTGCGGACGAAGCCGAGGGACGCGTACAGCGGCTCGGCCTCGGCGGACGCGTTGAGGTCGACCTGCCCGACGCCCCGCTCGCGGAACCAGTCGAGGAGCGTCTCCATGCAGGCGCGGGCGTACCCGCGGCGCCGGGCGTCGGGGTCGGTGGCGACACTGAAGACGTGCCCGACCGCGCCGTGCGGGTTCTCCGCCCGCCCGATCCGGTACTCGACCGTCCCGGCGACGAGGGCCGCGAGCGCGCCGGGCCGGTCCGGGTGGTCGACCACGAAGGCCACGAAGGACTCCTGCGGATCGGCGAGCTTCGCGCGTACGGTGGGCAGCGAGGCGGCATGCCACGCGCTGGAGCTGTCGGCGGCGAAGACCGAGTCGATCATCACCTGGCGCAGGCGGAGCACTTCCCGGGCGTCTTCGGCTGTGGCACGGCGTACGAGACTCATGATCGGCACGCTAGCCACCCGCACCGGGGCGCGTCCTCGCATTTTCGGCGGATTCCGCTTGCTTCGAGTGCACTCCAAGGTTTTAGCGTGGGGGCCATGACCGTGATGGAGACGACAGCCGAGGCCGTCGAGACCGACGCCGACACCTGCGCCGGACCGCCCGAGGGCGACCGGCGCCCGGACGGCCAGGACAACTACACGATCAGCGAGGTCGCCGCGTACACAGGCCTCAGCGCGCACACCCTGCGCTGGTACGAGCGCATCGGGCTTATGCCGCACATCGACCGCTCGCACACCGGCCAGCGCCGCTACAGCAACCGTGACCTGGACTGGCTCGGCCTGGTCGGCAAGCTCCGGCTCACCGGGATGCCGGTCGCCGACATGGTGCGGTACGCCGAGATGGTGCGCGCGGGCGACCACACCTACCGGGAGCGCTACGAACTCCTGGAGGCGACCCGACGGGACGTCAAGGCCCGGATCGCGGAGCTCCAGGACACCCTCGCGGTGCTCGACCGCAAGATCAGCTTCTACGGTGACGCCGGGCGGGCACTGGCGTCGGAGAGGTCCCGATGACGGACAGCAGGATCGCGACGGCACGGCTCGGCGCGGACGGACCCGAGGTCGGTGTGCAGGGTCTCGGCTGCATGGGGATGAGCTGGGCGTACGGGCCGCCGGACGCCGAACAGTCCCGGGCCGCCCTGAGCCGGGCGCTGGAGCTGGGCGTGACCCTCTTCGACACCGCCGACGCCTACGGCAAGGGGGAGAACGAGACCTTCCTGTCCTCCTTCGTCGGAGCGCACCGGGACGACCTCGTCATCGCCACCAAGTTCGCGCTGACCAGCTCGCCGGACGACCCCTACAAGCGGATCGTCCGCAACGACGCGCCCTACATCCGCGCGGCCGTCGAGGCGAGCCTGCGCCGGCTGGACGTCGACGTGATCGACCTCTACTACATGCACCGCCGGGACGTGGACATCCCCATCGAGGAGACCGTCGGGGTCATGGCCGAACTGGTCCGCGAGGGCAAGGTCAAGCACCTCGGGCTGAGCGAGGTCACCGCCGGCGAACTGCGGGCCGCCCACGACGTCCACCCCATCACCGCCGTGCAGTCCGAGTGGTCGCTGTTCAGCCGCGACATCGAGGCGGCCGTGGTGCCCGCGGCCCGCGAACTCGGGGTCACCCTGGTGCCGTACTCACCGCTCGGCCGCGGCTTCCTCACGGGATCGTTCGCCAACGCCGACGAGGACCTGACCTCGGACGACTTCCGTCGCACGATGCCCCGCTTCACCGGCGAGAACGCGAGCGCCAACGCCGCCCTCCTCGAACCGGTCCGCACGGTCGCCGCCGCGCACGGGGCCTCGCTCGGCCAGATCGCGCTGGCCTGGGTCCAGCAGCGCGGCAGCGTCCACGGACTG
The window above is part of the Streptomyces sp. NBC_01428 genome. Proteins encoded here:
- a CDS encoding ketoacyl-ACP synthase III, with translation MSKIKAPKGAPFARILGVGGYRPVRVVPNEVILETIDSSDEWIRSRSGIETRHWASDEETVAAMSIEASGKAIADAGINADQIGAVVVSTVSHFSQTPAIATEIADKLGTNKAAAFDISAGCAGFGYGLTLAKGMIVEGSAEYVLVIGVERLSDLTDLEDRATAFLFGDGAGAVVVGPSDEPHIGPTVWGSEGDKAGTIKQTVPWDRFHVGDVTQLPLDSKGEIKFPAITQEGQAVFRWAVFEMAKVAQQALEAAGISPDDLDVFIPHQANERIIDSMVKTLKLPEHVTVARDVRTTGNTSAASIPLAMERLLATGAAKSGDTALVIGFGAGLVYAATVVTLP
- a CDS encoding ACP S-malonyltransferase codes for the protein MLVLVAPGQGAQTPGFLTPWLELPGAADRVAAWSDAIGLDLAHYGTQADADAIRDTAVAQPLLVAAGLLSAAALGDVNPGAVAGHSVGEITAAAFAGVLDDTAALTLVRGRGLAMADAAAVTRTGMSALLGGDPETTVAHLEKLGLTPANVNGAGQIVAAGTLEQLAALEADKPEGVRRVVALKVAGAFHTEHMAPAVEALAKAAQDLTPADPRVTYVSNRDGRAVATGAEVVERLVGQVANPVRWDLCMETFKELGATALIEVCPGGTLTGLAKRALPGVTTLALKTPDDLDAARELIAEHSAA
- the fasR gene encoding fatty acid biosynthesis transcriptional regulator FasR — translated: MPEPEASNTERPAHDVHAHSATLKRLEKSSGSLAAQAITRMDETLSWYRAMPPENRSWIGLVAQAGIAAFTEWFRHPDAPQAISTDVFGTAPRELTRAITLRQTVEMVRTTIEVMESAIDEVAAPGDESVLREALLVYAREIAFATAQVYAQAAEARGAWDARLESLVVNAVLSGEADEGAVSRAAALGWNSPEHVCVVLGTAPDGDSELTVEAIRRAARHAKLQVLTGVLGDRLVVIAGGSDNPLAVAKSLIGPYAAGPVVAGPIVPDLLAATRSAQAAAAGLKACTAWQDAPRPVLADDLLPERAIASDPSAREQLVEEIYRPLEEAGSALLETLSVYLEQASSLEGAARMLFVHPNTVRYRLRRVTDVTGWSPSDVRSAFTLRIALILGRLADGDPQT
- a CDS encoding pirin family protein — protein: MMDVRRAEERYRGGDPAAGISSLHAFSFGPHYDPDNLRFGAVIACNEERLDPGAGFDEHPHSHTEIVTWVVEGELTHRDSAGHESVLRHGDVQRLSSAGGVRHVERNDGELPLVFVQMWLAPLEPGGDPSYEIVHGIADSTPYALPEAGAMLHVRRLTAGERTAVPDAPFVYVHVVRGEVRLDGEELGEGDAARIADAKDIELVAGVPAELLMWEMAVG
- a CDS encoding TetR/AcrR family transcriptional regulator, giving the protein MTDSEKVRSPRARAGGKRRLLTAAAARVLHEQGVERTTIADIARAAGVPAGNVYYYFKTKDELVEAALAEHAGHLKELTDELDRLPDPRERLKGLVGAWVSRRDTAARYGCPTGTLAAELDKRDDGGLDLAAGQVVRLLLDWVAGQYRELGDADPEGRALTLVGAYQGMSLLSNALRDPEIMTREGARLIRELDAAV
- a CDS encoding SDR family oxidoreductase, with the protein product MYVVTGATGNVGRALVRRLDDAALPVTAVARRITGADVPEGVRTVAADLAEPAGLGPAFDGAEALFLLVAGEDPHGVLGAAKTAGVRRVVLLSSQGVGTRPQAYEHPARFERAVRESGLDWTVLRSGGMATNAFAWAGSVRARREAAAPFGDVGLPFVDPDDVAAVAAAALHGEGHAGATYTLTGPAATTPRERAAAIAAALGEPVRFTEQTREEAHTQMAAFMPLPVVEGTLAILGEPTEEERRAGPDVERVLGRAPGTFAGWARRNAAAFR
- a CDS encoding serine hydrolase domain-containing protein, giving the protein MSLQSLALIANWPVPTAAAAVVRADGTVVGTQGPGQHRFALASVTKPLAAYAALVAYEEGAIELDEPAGPPGSTVRHLLAHTSGLAFDEHRVTSAPGERRLYSNAGFEVLGDHIAKAAEMPFAVYLRQAVLEPLGMTATTLDGSPAKDGVSTVEDLVRFAAELQAPRLLDPRTVAEAMTVQYPGTKGVLPGYGHRSPNDWGLGFEIRDSKSPHWTGSSSSPRTFGHFGQSGTFLWVDPVAGAACVALTDRAFGPWAIEAWTPFTDAVLAELGA
- a CDS encoding GNAT family N-acetyltransferase, producing the protein MSLVRRATAEDAREVLRLRQVMIDSVFAADSSSAWHAASLPTVRAKLADPQESFVAFVVDHPDRPGALAALVAGTVEYRIGRAENPHGAVGHVFSVATDPDARRRGYARACMETLLDWFRERGVGQVDLNASAEAEPLYASLGFVRKPDPSMRLTL
- a CDS encoding MerR family transcriptional regulator; translation: MTVMETTAEAVETDADTCAGPPEGDRRPDGQDNYTISEVAAYTGLSAHTLRWYERIGLMPHIDRSHTGQRRYSNRDLDWLGLVGKLRLTGMPVADMVRYAEMVRAGDHTYRERYELLEATRRDVKARIAELQDTLAVLDRKISFYGDAGRALASERSR
- a CDS encoding aldo/keto reductase, which encodes MTDSRIATARLGADGPEVGVQGLGCMGMSWAYGPPDAEQSRAALSRALELGVTLFDTADAYGKGENETFLSSFVGAHRDDLVIATKFALTSSPDDPYKRIVRNDAPYIRAAVEASLRRLDVDVIDLYYMHRRDVDIPIEETVGVMAELVREGKVKHLGLSEVTAGELRAAHDVHPITAVQSEWSLFSRDIEAAVVPAARELGVTLVPYSPLGRGFLTGSFANADEDLTSDDFRRTMPRFTGENASANAALLEPVRTVAAAHGASLGQIALAWVQQRGSVHGLTVVPIPGTTKSRRVEENTAATRIVLTDGELALLEPIAGKVAGDRYADMTFSSAGRE